The genomic window GGACTCAGGGTCAGAACAACTTAAGGAGGCCTAATACCAACAATGTTCTGGGGAGGAGATTcaggaagcagcctcagaatgagtAGGCGTGTGCTAGATGTGGGAGTTACCATCCTGGTGTTCCGTGCAAGGCTGGATCGGGGTTGTGTTACTCATGTGGGAAGCCGGGGCATAAAGCCTCAACTATCCAGAGAAGCAGAGACAGGGTACCGGGAGAGCACAACAGCCTAAACAGGTGTTTACTACTTCCACTGCGGGTGTTGAGGGGTCCGAGACACTTatccgaggtaactgtgaaatggctggtcagaTTTTAAATgctttgtttgattctggagCATCACATTCATTCATTGTATTTGAAAAGGCTAGTGATTTAGGACTAAAGATTGTGGTCTTGGGCTACGATCTGAAAGTGTATAATGCCACCCACGAAGCCATGATAACTAGGTTAGGGTGTCTGCAAGTTTCTTTTAAGGTTAAACAACGCGATTTCATTCATAACTTGATCTGTTTGCCGATGACTAGTCTCGATCTTATCTTGGGGATGGACTTGTTGTCTAAGAATCGTTTTCTGTTGAACTATTTTGAGAAATCGTTGTATTTCATGCCTGAAGGGTCAGAAGAGCCAGTTATGGTGAATGGTTGTTACTTGAACTATGTGGTAGTAAACTGTTCAGGGCAGGAATGTCAAGGTGTTATGCTGTTAGCTGCGAGTGTGTCGGGTGAAGAACAAAGCTTAGAGCAAATCCCAGTTGTTTGTGAATTTTCTGAGGTGTTTCCTGATGACATTGAGGAACTCCCTCCTAGCTGAGAGGTTGAGtttgcaattgagttggtgcCAGGAACAGGGCCTATCTCGATTGCCCCTTACAGAATGTCGCCCTTAGAAATGGCCGAGCTCAAGACTCAGTTGGAAGACTTAATGAGCAAGCATTTTATCTGCCCTAGTGTTTCTCCATGGGGAGTGCCAGtgttattggtgaagaagaaagatgggaGTATGCGGCTTTGTGTGGATTACAGACAACTGAACAAGGTCacgataaagaataagtacccactgccgagaattgatgatctcatggattaGTTACAAGGAGCAGAAGTTTTCTtcaagattgatttgcgatctggttatcaccagataagggtgagagatgaggatatccctaagaccgctttcaagactcgttatggtcattacgagtacactgtaatgtcttttgggttgacaaacGCTCCTGCAATATTTATGGACTATATGAACAGAATCTTCCGCCCATTCTTGGATAagtttgttgttgtcttcattgatgacatactAATTTATTCTAAGACCGAAGAAGAGCATGTCGAGCACTTGCGAACCATGTTACAAATTCTGAAGGAGAGAAAATTGTACGCCAAGTtatctaagtgtgagttttggaagagcgAGGTGAAGTTTCTGGGGCACGTGGTGAGTAAATAGGGGATAGCAGTGGATCCTGCCAAGGTAAAAGCAGTGATGGAGTGGAAGCGACCAACCTCAGttactgagataaggagttttctgggcttagctggCTACTATAGGAGGTTCATCAAAGGTTTCTTGCAGATAGCATTGCCATTAACAAAATTAACCCGCAAAGACGCGCCACTTTTTTGGACTCTTGAGTGTGAAGAGAGTTTCCAAGCGTTGAAGCAAAAGCTAACTACCACTCCAGTGTTGGTGTTACCCGAGCTGACTGAACCATTTGAGGTGtattgtgatgcctcactaaagggtctggggtgcgtgctgatgcagcaccgGAATGTGGTAGCGTATGCCTCACGATAGTTGAGATCTCATGAAGTTAATTATCCGACACACGACTTGGAGCTCGCTGCGGTTGTATTTGCActaaaggtgtggaggcattacctctatggggttaagttatgagttttctctgatcataagagcttgaaatacctctttgatcagaaagagcttaatatgcgacagaggaggtggatggaattactgaaagactacgactttgagttgaattaccatccgggaaaagCGAATGTTGTAGCGGATGCGCTAAGTCGAAAATCGCTGTATGCTTCTTGGATGATGCTTCGAGAAGAGGAGCTTCTTAGAGCATTCGAGAGTCTGAAGGTTGGTGTTCAGGAAGTCTCCGGAACTCTGTGTTTGAGTCGGTTACAAAtctcaagtgattttaaatccgAACTCTTAAAGGCTCATCAAGACGATGATGTGTTGCCGAAGGTATTACTTGCTATTGAGCAAGGGAAGCAATGGAGAGTGTCATGGGATCAAGATGGATTGTGGAGATttaagggtaggatcattgtgccagaTGTTGGGACCTTGCGGCAAGATATACTAAAGAAAGCACACAAAAGCAGATTTTCTATTCACCCtgggagtactaagatgtaccatgatctaAAGGCTATGTCTGGTGGcctggtatgaagaatgatgtggcggagtATGTCTcgaagtgcttaacttgtcaaaaggtgaagattgaacatcagagaccttccgggatgttgcaacctttggacgttccgcaatggaagtgggagagCATTGCGATGGATTTCATGTCGGGATTGCCGAGGACTAGAATCGGTTTTGATGCTGTCTGGGTAATTGTGGATCGGCTGACAAAGTCGGCTCACTTCTTACCCATTCAAATGAACTATACCCTTGAGGAGTTAGCACGCCTATATATAAAGGAGATTTtgagacttcatggtgtgccTACGACTATAATTTCTGACAGAGATCCCTGTTTCACTTCGAGATTCTAGGGTGCATTTCAGAGAGCTTTTGGAACCCGTTTGAGCTTAAGTACATCTTACCATCCTCAAAAAGATGATGAATCTGAGAGAACAATTCAAACCCTAGAAGATATGTtgagggcttgtgttttggatcaGCCGGCGAGCTGGGACCGCTATATGCCGctagtggagtttgcgtacaataatagctaccatgcgagcatcggaatggctctgtatgaggctctgtatgggaggaaatgccaATCTCCGCTATGCTGGTATGAGGCCGGGGAAAAGAGCTTGTTAGGGCCGGAATTGATAGCTGAGACTACGGAACAAGTTAAGAAAATCAGAGATAGGATGCTCACTGCTCAGAGCTGTCAGAAGAGTTACGCCAATCAGAGGCAAAAAACCTTAGAGTTTGAGGAAGGAGAccatgttttccttaaggttacttCGACAACAGGAGTAGGAAGAGCGATTAAGACAAAGAAgctgaatcctcgatacatcggTCCGTTTCAGATCCTCGAGAGAGTTAGACCGGTGGCGTATCAGATGGCTCTACCGCCTCATCTTTCGAACATGCACGACGCATTTCACGTGttgcagcttcggaagtacactcttgatgctagccatgtgttggAACAGGAATAAGTTCAGTTAAAGGAAGACTTGACGCTGCTGGTGACTCCGGTCAGGATTGATGACACGAGTATTAAGAAGTTGCGtgaaaaagaggtttcattagtgaaagtggcatggagtcgagcCGGTGTTGAGGAGCACACTTGGAAACTTGAGTCAGAAATGCGAGCGGACTACCCACacctattctcaggtaactgagtTCGAATTTTGTGGGCGAAAtttccaattaggtgggtagaatataaaatccggttaattaatggctaattaacccataaattaaaatatattctagaaagtTAGAAATGAGATTTTATGGTTTAATGTGGTAGAGAAatttaaaacgagaatttcgacaccaattttaaagaaatcggcccaagattgggccgaacggaccaaaccgggccaaccaggcccaagttgggcccaaaggCCCAGCCAAGCTCTCAGTTAATGAGAGAGCTCAGCACTCCCTCTCCTCCAAGAACACACACACGCTGAACACAAAGGGAAAAAGGGGGGAAAGATCAAAACCCTTGCTCCTATTCACTTCAATCTTCCATTGttgataacttttgatctggagctccgattgacgtaccgtttgcggccacgtgatCGTAGCATCGAGTTCTACAAAATACAtataatcaatcttgaggtaagccaagCTTTCTCCTTCGATTCCCATGCCTTAATTTcaagtttcatgagcaaaaatgttgaaatTTGTGAGCTCCTTATCTTATAGTATCAAATTAGCTTGAAAGGAAGGCTTGTTCTGCTCCCTTGAtccttgggtaaggtaagaaatcTCAAACCCTAGTGAAAGTGTTGAATTTGAGGTATTGGgtattgagttattgtgtttgATGTGATATTATGGCTTAGGAATTATATATGTGTGTaatggagcttgattggtgattttggaagctTTGGTTTGGAGCCCCAAGCTTGGAAAAATTTGTTGGTTGAGTTTGGAAACCTTGGAAGTTGAGTTTGAGAGTGTTCCAAGTGGAacgagaatcggccaaggtatgatttcagtttcttgtatctaacatgtaatgtagtgtgaaaacataggctagtgaccctaggataGGACTTTGGAATTATTAATGTGGTTGTTGGTTAATTTGGATTGAATTAAAAATGTATGAATGAGGGTGAAAATGAGTGTGAGTGGTTGTAATGGTTGGCAAAGCATGTAATGTTGTGTGTGATATGAATTATATGTTGGATTGATGATATGGGTTAAGGCTCTTGTTGATGAGCATGATAGAAGTGTAAtattgatatgtgtatttatgtATAGAAGGTGATTGATGAACTGAATGCTTGTTGGAGATTGAGATATTGGTTAAATATGGTGTAATTGATGGGTTAATGATTGAATGAGGTTTAGAAATGGTTAATGTTGGAATGGTTGAGTTTTGGGTTGATTTTGAATGGATTTAGTAAGTGTATGTTTTAAAATGGGGAGtttatgagttttggtaaaaGTGGGTGAAGAaccgaagattgatggtttagaagttatagcaaactctcgttgtaagtatagttactaaaccaaacaatcaacctttcttacaaacgttttgggtgtcacacgtaacaaacccctaaaaaattgttaaccgagtattcaaacctcgggtcgtcttctccaggaactgcgaggaagtacattcttattattggttataaaggttgtaatcggggtttagaaggtgagaagcaagtaatttaaatgacgagtgaattaaatggcaattaaaaataaataataactgtaaaacaacttttggcaataTAAGGGAAGttagaagtccaacttggttatccctctcaacaacaatgaaagttgtatcttaattccacttagttatcctttaccagggcaaaggaaagtcaagggactaattaaattgacctttgaatcctaattatttcctaagaaaaggttaggattatttaagttcagctcaattagcaagataacgattatcaattacgttgagtttaataactgttgagttactgaattcttaaccaggaccaaaagggggaaaagtaaaattgctggaataataaaaatatccttagataggaagcaatggtgacttaaatcaaagagaacaatcatgaactgaaaatacctcaattatcattaattcaaataactgtctgtaacatggaataattcgtaaGTCAaagtataataatcaattcaaatgttggaataaataaataaaagtaaaactaaaataaaagaacattaaaacctggatccagagttactcccataacaagaagaagtcctaaatcctaagagagagagagataatctctctctaaactaaatctaaatcatagaaactaaaaattggcgagctctctttgaatgggtgcattcccacactttgtaacctctggtctatgctgtctgtacttggatctaggccaaaaagggcttcagaatttgttgGGGGCGTAttttgtaaattctgatacgtggcctctgtcacgcgtccgcgtgggtcacgcggtcgcgtcatctggagcttttcctttccacgcggttgcgtcagtcacgcgaccgcgtcatgtgcgttctgcttaaggcgcacggtcgcgtcagtcatgcggccgcgtcgctgctgattcgtgcttggcacgcgatcgcgtcatccatgcgatcgcgtgaataccagtttccttcaaagctccgttttgctttctccttccattttgtatgttttcttttccatcctttaagtcattctgccttagaaaatctgaaactacttaacacactaatcatggcatcgaatggaaataaaggtaattaaaataattaattttaaagcttaggaaacatgtttttcacaatatgacataataaggaagggaaagtaaaaccatgcaattaatgtgaataagtgggtgaaggattgtataaatcactcaaattaagcacaaaagaactcatgaaatatgggtttatcaacctccccacacttaaacactagcatgtcctcatgctaaatccaaggtaaataactaaggttaaagtgatggaatgtcatgcaatgcaacctaatttaaatgcaactacctaaatgaatgatgcatcatgcaactctaatttattcactcatatataaagcttacatgtagtcaagttaatccacattctcaaggagtcatgtatatatatagccaactcttaaataataaagcattttagcaaatgagatgggaaagaaaaactttgtacaaacttgcaaaacaattagtaaattaagtacagatatatgttgatgagttattgaaccctcactgaattttgtgtttactctctagtcactcagtgtttattgggtttattcactccatcttttgttttattcttaatttctacagctttgtttttcatctaaccaatcaacaattatagaatatagtcataccaaaaagtcatgaggtcttaattaaggttgtaatggggccaaggtaaaggtgaggatttatgtatagggttaagtgagctaataagcgaatccttaattagactaagatctcacctaacatacatatctagtaaaataaaatttctttacctaatttcccataatttaccacttattgttacatgctcatgtt from Arachis ipaensis cultivar K30076 chromosome B09, Araip1.1, whole genome shotgun sequence includes these protein-coding regions:
- the LOC107615774 gene encoding uncharacterized protein LOC107615774; protein product: MAGQILNALFDSGASHSFIVFEKASDLGLKIVVLGYDLKVYNATHEAMITRLGCLQVSFKVKQRDFIHNLICLPMTSLDLILGMDLLSKNRFLLNYFEKSLYFMPEGSEEPVMVNGCYLNYVVVNCSGQECQGVMLLAASVSGEEQSLEQIPVVCEFSEVFPDDIEELPPS